The sequence below is a genomic window from Elusimicrobiales bacterium.
TGTCCTCCTGCAAATACAGGACAATAATATACGCGGGCCATGCCAGCTTCGGCTATCTGGCGGCGCGCTACGGGCTGGGCTATTACGCGCTGGGCGGCTCGGAGCCGGGCGCGGAGCCGCCCGCCGCCCGCATGTCCGCGCTGGCCGCCGCCGCGAAAGGCGCGGGGATGAAAGCCGTATTCTACGAGGAACTTTCCGCCGCCGCGCCGGCCAGGACCATAGCCAAAGAAGCGGGGGCGGACATAATTCCGCTTAACCCGCTGCACGAAATAACACCCGCGCAGTATGCCGGCGGGGCGGATTATCTCTCGCTCATGGAAGGCAACCTTAAAAATCTGGCGCAGGGGCTTGAATGCAAATAGCCTCCGCCGAAAACCTCACCGTAAGCTACGGCGGCGAAAACGCGCTTGAGAACGTTTCTTTTGCCATAAACGAGGGCGATTTTACGGCAGTGATGGGCCCCAACGGCTCCGGCAAGACCACGCTTATGCGCGCGCTGCTGGGGCTGGAAAAACCCTCCGCCGGCGCGGCTTTTCTGTTCGGCGTCCCGGCGGAGAAATTTTCTGACTGGGCGGCGGTGGGGTATCTGCCGCAGGCCCGCGGCGCGGTTTACGGCAATTTCCCGCTCACTGTGCGCGAGGTGGTGGCGATGGGCCTTATCGCGCGCAGGAAATTCCCGCGCTTCGCCTCAAAAACCGACAATGCCGCCGTGGAGGCCGCGCTGGAAAGCGTCCGCCTGGCAGACTCGGCGGACAAGCTTATCGGCGAGGTTTCCGG
It includes:
- a CDS encoding metal ABC transporter ATP-binding protein, whose amino-acid sequence is MQIASAENLTVSYGGENALENVSFAINEGDFTAVMGPNGSGKTTLMRALLGLEKPSAGAAFLFGVPAEKFSDWAAVGYLPQARGAVYGNFPLTVREVVAMGLIARRKFPRFASKTDNAAVEAALESVRLADSADKLIGEVSGGQQQRAFLARALVNSPRLLLLDEPGAALDPKSRRGFYELLSRLNSGGKTTIILVTHDMAEAGRYAARLMMVDSRLVFHGTREEFCRSETVSEFFGPFSQHVICHRHDH